From the bacterium genome, the window GTAATATAGCTTGGAAGACATAAGAAATCGATATAGGAGGTCGTCAAAAGGTATGGCAGCAGTCGGCAAAGTTGTTCAAGTGCAAGGTCCTGTGGTGGATTGCAGGTTTCAACCTGATACACTCCCAGGCATCCTAAACGCCGTTCGAATTGAGGACCCTGAAAAGAGTATTAACGTGACCTGCGAGGTAGCGCAGCATCTGGGTGATGATGTCGTTAGATGTATCGCTCTTGCCTCTACCGACGGTCTTGTTCGTGGGATGGATGTAATTGATAGCGGTGGCCCGATTACCGTTCCTGTTGGCGAAGGGACGCTAGGTCGTATGTTCAACTTGTTAGGTGAACCGGTCGATGGTAAAGGCCCTGTTCAAATAGAAAAGCGCATGCCCATCCATCGCAAACCCCCGAAATTCGATGAGCAGAGTGTTAAAGTCGAGATTCTCGAAACCGGCCTCAAAGTTGTTGACCTTCTTGTCCCATTTAATAAGGGCGGCAAGATTGGCCTCTTCGGAGGCGCCGGCCTTGGCAAAACGGTTCTTATTCAAGAATTAATCCGCAACATTGCAACAGAGCACAAAGGAGTTTCCGTCTTCGCCGGTGTAGGCGAGCGGACGCGCGAAGGGAACGACCTATATCGGGAAATGACAGAGTCTGGTGTTATTAAACAGACTGCGATGGTTTTTGGCCAGATGAATGAACCGCCAGGTGCGCGTTTACGTGTTGGGCTAACCGCTTTGACTATGGCGGAGTATTTCCGCGATGAAGCGAATCAGGACGTACTTATCTTCATCGATAATATCTTCCGCTTTGTTCAGGCAGGTTCCGAAGTATCGGCGCTACTTGGTCGTATGCCGAGCGCTGTCGGTTACCAGCCGACACTTGCAACCGAAATGGGTGACCTGCAAGAACGAATTACATCGACTCAAAAAGGTTCTGTAACTTCTGTCCAGGCGATTTACGTGCCTGCGGATGACCCGACCGATCCCGCCCCTGCCACAACGTTCGCATTCCTCGATGCTTACGTTTATCTGGAGCGCCGAATTGCTGAAAAGGCGATTTATCCTGCGGTCGACCCGCTTGCATCGACATCAAAGAACCTTGACCCGCATATCGTGGGCGAAGAGCATTATGAGGTTGCCCGAAACGTTCAACAGATACTGCAGCGCTATCGTGAGCTTCAGGATATCATCTCCATCCTCGGCATCGATGAGCTCTCAGATGATGACAAGCAAATCGTTAATCGAGCGCGAAAGCTGGAACGGTTCCTGTCTCAGCCGAACTTTGTCGCTGAGCAGTTCACAGGTAACCCTGGCCGATACGTTTCTGTGCAAGACACCGTAAGTTCGTTCAAGGGAATTATCGAAGGCAAATATGATGACTTGCCTGAGCAAGCGTTTTACATGTGCGGCGGCATCGAAGATGTCCTTGCAAAGGCTGAGGCGTTTAAAGCTTAACGGGAGATTGATCGAATGGCACGTGAATTTAAAATCTCCATCGTTAGCCCTGATAGGACTGTAGTTGACGAGCTTGCAGTCTCGGTCATTGCGCCCGGTATTCAAGGCTATCTTGGCATACTCGCCGGGCACGAACCCCTCATCACCGAGCTGGCAACTGGCATTATCACTTATCGCCGACCTGATAACTCAGATGAGAATGTGGCTGTCAGCGGGGGTTGTCTAGAAGTTTCTGAAGGTCAAGTGATTGTTCTTGCTGATACTGCCGAGCGAGCTTCCGATATCGATATTGCACGAGCAGAAATGGCTGCTGATAGAGCGCGTGATCGTTTACTTGGTCGAGAACCTGGAACCAATCTTGAACGCGCTAACCTATCTTTGGTACGAGCCATCAACCGCGTACGTGTAGTTGGGGGACGTCGCTAGTTTCTCAATAATCTGATTTTTAAACCTTCATTTAACCTTCCCTGA encodes:
- the atpD gene encoding F0F1 ATP synthase subunit beta; amino-acid sequence: MAAVGKVVQVQGPVVDCRFQPDTLPGILNAVRIEDPEKSINVTCEVAQHLGDDVVRCIALASTDGLVRGMDVIDSGGPITVPVGEGTLGRMFNLLGEPVDGKGPVQIEKRMPIHRKPPKFDEQSVKVEILETGLKVVDLLVPFNKGGKIGLFGGAGLGKTVLIQELIRNIATEHKGVSVFAGVGERTREGNDLYREMTESGVIKQTAMVFGQMNEPPGARLRVGLTALTMAEYFRDEANQDVLIFIDNIFRFVQAGSEVSALLGRMPSAVGYQPTLATEMGDLQERITSTQKGSVTSVQAIYVPADDPTDPAPATTFAFLDAYVYLERRIAEKAIYPAVDPLASTSKNLDPHIVGEEHYEVARNVQQILQRYRELQDIISILGIDELSDDDKQIVNRARKLERFLSQPNFVAEQFTGNPGRYVSVQDTVSSFKGIIEGKYDDLPEQAFYMCGGIEDVLAKAEAFKA
- the atpC gene encoding ATP synthase F1 subunit epsilon produces the protein MAREFKISIVSPDRTVVDELAVSVIAPGIQGYLGILAGHEPLITELATGIITYRRPDNSDENVAVSGGCLEVSEGQVIVLADTAERASDIDIARAEMAADRARDRLLGREPGTNLERANLSLVRAINRVRVVGGRR